The stretch of DNA CGCGGCCTTTTATGCGGCGTGGCGCGGCCTGAAGGTTCGGGTGGTGGAGGCGCGGGCCGAGGTGGGCGGGCAACTGATGGCCCTCTACCCCGACAAGGTGGTGTACGACGTACCGGGTCTGCCCAGCACGCGGGCGGCGAGCGTGGTGGCCGGTTTGCTGGGCCAACTGGACACGCTGGATGTGGACATCCGGGTGAACGAGGTGGCCCGCACCCTCACGTCTGATGGCGACGGCGGCTGGCTGGTGGGCACCGATTCTGGCACCTTTGCGGCGGGCGCAGTCATCGTGGCGGCGGGCATGGGAGCCTTGCTGCCGCGTGAGTCACGGGTGCCCGGCGCGGGGTCGCATCCCGACGTGAGAACCGACCTGCCCGAACCCAGCACGCTGGCAGGGCGGCAAGTGTTGGTGGTGGGCGGCGTGCCCCAGGCTACCCGTGCCGCGCTGGAACTGGCCGGGGCCGGGGCTTCCGTGACCCTCACACACCGCCGCGCCGGATTCCGGGGTGAGCCAACTGAACTGGCCGAACTGGAAGGTTGCCGTGCCACGGGCCGAATTACCATCTTGGCCCCCGCCATCCTGATGAACCTTGTGCCGGGCGGCGCACACCTGACCGTAGACGGCGAAACCGTACGCGTGCAGGCTGAAACCGTGCTGATTCTGAACGGCTACTTGCCCGATCTGTCGCCCCTTCAGAGTTGGCCGCTGGACTGGCAGGGCGAATACGTGCTGGACGGCCCCGGCGGCCAGACCCACCTGTCGGGCGTGTTCGCGGTGGGCGATGTGGCCCTCAGCGGCGGCCAGTTCAAGCTGATTTCTCTGGCGTTTGCACAGGCAGCGGTAGCCGCCAATCACGCTGCCCATTATGTGAATGAGGCGCTGCGGGTGAGGCCGGGGCACAGCAGCGAGAAACGGTAAGCCAGTTTTTAGAGAGCAGACAAAGCTTAAGCTTGCTGCTTCTAACCGCCGTGAGGCCGGGGCGTCAGGCCGTTGGCCCGCACCAGCCGCCGCACTTCCTGGCAGCGGCAACTGCTGTAGGTACACAGCAGGGCTTCCGGGTCGCGGGTCAGCATGGACACGGTGGCGTCTACGAGTTCGCGCACGCGGTAGAGCCGCAGTTCGGACGCGCCCACACGGGCAGAACGCGCCTGCACCAGCGGGGCCAGCCGCTCGAAATCTGCCGAGCAGTTGGGAAACGCGGTGGGCAACACGCCGCCGCCCAACGGGACATAACGCGTCAACAGCGGCATTCCGGCCACATGTTCGCCGTAATGCACGCTGGTATTGCTGCCAAAATCCACACCCATCAGCAGGGCGTAACCGTCCAGGTCGTACAGGGAGCCGATGGGCTGGTAAGGACTCGCCAAGGTCTGGGACGACACCACCCGCTCTGCTTCCGCGCCCAGCGCCACAAAACTCAGGGTGGGGTGGAAGGAACGCAGCGCCTCGGCCCGCTCGACCAGTGTTTGCGGAATGCGGCCAATATCGCGGCTGACCCGGCTATCGCGGTGAAAGCGGGCATGAATGGGCGAGGTGGCGTGCCGAAGCAGAGTGTTATAGGTAAACGAAGGGGCCACCAGCGTGGCAGTGCGGGCGGCCAATGTATCTACGACAGCCCGCGCTCCACCTTCCAGCGTGCCGAACGACTTCAGGCTGGCATGAACGATGACGTGCTGCGTGCCGTCCAGCCCCAATTCTGCCAGCCCCGTTTCCAGATCGGCAGGCAATGTGGCGGGGCGACGCAAGAGATTCAGCACCTTCCTAGTCTACCGCTGTTGTGAAGCAATCGGTAGGTGTTCTGGCGCGGTGTGGGGGGTGCAGGGCGGCGATCAAACCGAACTAAAAGGGGGCGCAGGCCGAAGCCAAACGCCACCATTTCCCTTCACTCGGTCGTCAGGGCTGGCACAACACCCGCTCTGACGACAAATGTTCTTACGAGTTGTGCAAGACGTTCATGATGTCGCCGTCTTTCATCACGTACTCTTTGCCTTCGGTTCTGACCCAGCCCTTGCTTTTGGCATTGGCCCAGCCGCCCGCTTCCACCATTTTTTCCCACTCGATTACTTCGGCCCGGATAAACCCGCGCTCCAGATCGCTGTGAATTTCTCCGGCGGCTTCGGGGGCTTTTTCGCCGCGCCGGATGGTCCAGGCCCGCACTTCCTTTTCACCCGACGTGATGAAGGTGATCAGGCCCAGCGTTTCGTAGCCCACTTTCACGAGCTGATTCAGCCCACTTTCCTCCACGCCCAGATCGGTCAGGAAGGCAGCGGCCTCGTCTTCGGGCATCTCGGCCAGTTCGCCTTCAATCTGGGCACTGATTTTCACGACCTGTGCGCCTTCGCGGGCGGCATATTCGCGCACGATGTTCACGTACTCGTTGTCTTCGGTCAGCTGGTCTTCGCCCACGTTGGCCACGTAAATTACTGGCTTGGTGGTGATCAGGCCAAACTCTTTGGGGATGGGTGCGTCGTAGGTTCCAGCGCGGGCGGGCTTGCCTTCGCCCAACACGGCCAGAATCTGCTCAGCCAAGTCCGCCTGCTCTTTGGCTTCCTTATCGTTGCCCCTCGCCTTCTTCTGAAGGTTGGAGAGGCGCTTCTCCAAGCCGTTCAGGTCGGCCAGAATCAGTTCGGTGTTGATGGTTTCGATGTCGTCGAGGGGATCGACGCGGCCCGCCACATGAATGACGTTACCGTCCTCAAAGCAGCGCACCACATGGGCAATCGCGTCGGCCTCACGGATATTGGCGAGGAATTGGTTACCGAGGCCTTCGCCCTGGCTGGCTCCCTTCACCAGTCCGGCAATGTCCACGAATTCCACGAAGGTGGGAATAATGGGCGGCACGCGCTCGCCTTTGGTAAAGATACGGCTCAGGGCCGACAGGCGCTCGTCGGGCACCATGACGCGGCCCACGTTGGGTTCGATGGTGGCAAACGGGTAGTTGGCAGCCAAGGCCCCCGCCCGCGTAATGGCGTTAAACAGCGTACTTTTCCCGACGTTCGGTAATCCGACGATTCCAATTGCTAAGCCCATGATGTTCGCTCCTCTTTCTCCGCACACAGCCTGACCAGTTTTATAACCAAGGGCGGCGCGGCAACCCTGCCAGTGTAAAGGATGACGCTGTTCGGAGAGCCGGGGGCCTTCACGTTCTGCCGTTCATCTTCTGTAGGCGGCGCGGCATGTGCGGCAACGTGCCCGTCCCGCACCGTTTACGCTGCATCCCATGACCGACGCCGCTGCCCACGCCGCCGCCAACGCCGAGCAACTGCGGGTGCTCCGGGAGGCGCTGAGGGAGACGTTGGCCCCGTTTGTGACCACTCCTCTCCCACCGCTGGAATGCCCCGCCAGTCTGCCCACAGGTGAATTGGCAATGCCTCGCCTCCACGCTGACCAGGGCCAGAAGGTGCGGGGGGCCTCAGAGAAAAAAGCCCAGAAGTAGAGTGGCCGCCTGCTGCTGACCACACGGCGAGAGATTTCGGAATCCGCCTGCCACGATGGGCTACAGTGGCCCGCGTGACCCGCCCCGCTCCCCTCGTTGCCCTCACGCGTTTGCCCGCGCTGGGGCGTTACGCCCTGCTGCTGTTCGGGCTGTTTCTGTACGGCCTGAGCCTGCGCCTGATGCTCGATGCCCGCGTAGGTGTCGCGCCTTGGGAGGTGCTGCATGTGGGCATTACGCGGCATTTGCCGCTCAGCGTGGGCGTGGTCAGCATCCTGACTGGGCTGGTGATCGTGGCGTTTACGGCTCTGAAACTGCGGGAGCCGATTGGCCCCGGCACCGTACTGAACGTCATATTTATCGGTGTATTTTTGGATGTGTTGGGGCCTCTAGTGCCCGACCCGCAAGGCTTGGGCCTGCGCTGGGTGCAGTTTGCGTTGGGTGTGGCGCTGCTGGGGCTGGCAACCGGAACGTATGTGGCGGCGGGCCTTGGCGCTGGCCCCCGCGACGGCCTGACGCTGGGGCTGCGGCGCGTGTACGGCTGGCCTGTGGCCCGTACCCGCACTGGGGTAGAAGTGGTGGTACTGGCCACAGGCTTGCTGCTGGGCGGCCCGGTGGGGTGGGGCACCTTGGTGTTTGCCCTGACCGTCGGCCCAGCCATGAGCGCAGGTATGGGCTTGTTCGGCATCGCCCAGCGCAGGGAGCCGCCCGCAGGTACGCCGTTGGCTGCCAACTGAATTGGGGCGAAGGGTGTCTAAGGGTCAAGGGTCGAGGGTCTAAGGAGAGGCAAGGGCAATCGCTGACGCTCCAATAGCCCCCAGCTCCGGCCCCCGTCTGATGCGGTGCCCTGGCCCCCTGTGGGAGTCGTAGAGCTGTGAAGCAGACAGAGGCAGTTCAGCGACAGCGACGCCCCGCCCCAATACCTTAGACCCTTAGACCTCTCCACTCTGACCGCCCCACCCCGCCAAACCCCCCGCCCTCAAACTCTGATATAGTCTCCCGTTGGGTGCGCCCGTGACCCTGCCCATCCGCGCTGGAGCGTCGCGCTTGGGCCTGACCCGAAGACCGAAAACCGCCTGCATGAGCTGCGAAGCTGCACGGCGGCCTGACGGTGGGTTGGCACGGGGAACGCAAACTTGGCCCGTCTAGTAACGCTCAGGAGAGAACATGTCGTACATCAGCATGAAGCAGTTGCTCGAAGCCGGAGTGCATTTCGGCCACGAAACCAAGCGCTGGAACCCCAAATTCAAGCGCTTCATCTTTGCCGAGCGCAACGGGATTTTCATCATCGATCTTCAGAAGACCCTGAAGCAGGTCGACCGCTCCTTTGATTTCATCAAAGAACTGGCCGAGCGCGGCGGCGTCATCCTGTTCGTGGGCACCAAGAAGCAGGCGCAGGAAATCGTGGAACTCGAAGCCCGCCGCACGGGTATGCCGTTCGTCACCAGCCGTTGGTTGGGCGGAATGCTCACCAACTTCAAAACCATGCGTACCCGCATTGACCGCCTGAACGAACTCGACGAAATGTTCGAGTCGGGCCGCATCAATGACCGCCTGAAGGCCGAGCGCATCAAGCTGGGGGCCGAGCGTGAGCGCCTGCTGCGTTTCGTGGGCGGCATCCGCAAGATGACCCGTTTGCCCGACGCTATTTTCGTGGTCGATCCCACCAAAGAAGTGATCGCCGTGCAGGAAGCCAACCGTCTCGGAATCCCCGTGATTGCACTGGCCGACACCGACTCCGATCCCGATGTCATCGACTACATCGTGCCCGGCAACGACGACGCCATCCGTTCCATCCAGTTGATCGCGCACCGCATCGGTGACCTGCTCGTGGAAGCACGTGGCGGCGGCGAAGACGTGAGCGGCGAGCGCGTGGAAGGCAGCACCCCCGAAATGGATGCAGCCGAGAGCGGCGCAGAAGGCGACACCAGCCAACTGACGAGCAGCCAAGGCCGCAGCTAAGTTTAGAACCGGAACACAAGTGGGGGCGTGTCCGGCCAATGGTTCGGATTCGCCCCTATTGTTAGTCACAATTCGTCTAAGTCACAGTCCTGAATCAACGCTGCCTAACCGCGCGAAAGCCAATTTACGGAGGAACTCACCATGATGGAATCGATCAAGAAAGTACGCGAACTGACGGGCGCGGGCATGATGGACGTTAAGAAAGCACTGTCCGACTCTGGCAACGACGAAGAAAAGGCCATAGCCCTGCTGCGTGAGCGCGGCATCGTAAAGGCCTCCAAGAAGAGCGACCGTGAAGCCAAAGAAGGCCTCGTGCGTTTTGTGGTGGACGGCAACAAGGCCGCCATCGTGGAAGTGAACAGCGAGACTGATTTCGTTGCCCGCAACTCCGATTTTCAGGCCCTCGTACAGTCCCTGGCACAGGCCGCCCTCGCCGCAGGTACGAGCGACGTGGAAGCCTTCAGGAACACTGATCTGAACGGCGAAACCGTGAGCACGGCAGTGGCCGCCGCCGCTGGCCGAATCGGTGAGAACCTGGTGCTGAGCCGGGTGGCTTACGTGGAAGCCGCCGAGGGCGAAACCCTGGCCGGATACGTGCACAGCAACGGCAAGATCGGCGTGCTGGTACGCGTGGCGGGCGGCAGCGAAGCCCACGCCAAAGACGTGGCCCTGCACGTGGCCGCCGAGCGTCCTCAGTACATGTCGCGTGACGAGGTAGACAGCACCGACATTGAAAAAGAGCGCGAAATCCTGACCAATAAAGCACTCAACGAGGGCAAGCCTCAGCAAATTGTGGAAAAGATCGTGAACGGGCAGATCAGCAAGTTCTACGAAGAAAAAGTGCTGCCCGAGCAGAAGTTCGTGAAGGACAACAGCATGACGGTGGCGCAGTACCTCGGAGACGCGGCAGTCAAGCAGTTCGTCCGCTTCGAGATCAGCTCTTAAGCAGATAAACAGCCGGGGCGGCCCATCACAGCCGCTCCTTTTTGCTGTATCACCTGACCTGCGCCTCTCTCGTCATCTCCTCCTTCGAGGTACTTCATGTTTAAACGAGTGCTGCTTAAACTTTCCGGAGAATTTCTGGCCGATGAAAACGGCTTTGGGATCAGCCCCGACACGACGGCGCGGCTGGCCCGGCTGCTGACTGCCGCCATTGCGGGCAAAGAGATTGAACTCGCTATCGTGATCGGCGGCGGCAACTTCTGGCGCGGGGCACGCAACGGCGCGGGAATGGACGCCGCCACCGCCGACTACATCGGCATGCTGGGCACGGTCATGAACGCCATGGCCCTGCAAGACGCCATGGAAACCGCCGGACAGCCCACCCGCGTCATGAGCGCCATTCATATGGCGGCGGTGGCCGAGCCGTACATTCGCCGCCGCGCCATGCGTCACCTCGAAAAGGGCCGCGTGGTTATTTTTGGTGGCGGCAACGGTGCGCCCTTTTTTACCACCGACACCACCTCCACGCTGCGGGCGCTGGAAATTGGCGCGGAAGTCGTGCTGATGGCAAAAAACAAGGTAGATGGCGTGTACGATTCCGATCCCCGCAAGAACCCGGACGCCAAACGCTACGACACCCTGACCCATCTGGACGTGGTGGATCAGCGACTTGAAGTCATGGACGCCACCGCCATTACGCTGTGCATGGATAAGGGCCTGCCTATCGTGGTGTTCGACCTGTTCGAGCAGGGCAACCTGGAGCGCCTGTTTGCGGGCGAGCGCGTGGGCACACTGATTCAGACGCCCTGAACTTGAGCCTGAAGCAGCGGTGTCTTCAGGCAGCGGTCTGGAAGCGCAACAGCGCAAGCCGAAAGATTGCAAAAGGGCAGACATCCTGACATCACGGTAGAATCCGACCATTGCTGTCCGGGGCGCTTCTCCGCTTTAACTCACCCGATGGCCCGCTTTTGCTTCCCCAGTAACGCTGCTCAGGGATCCGGCCCCCAAGACTGCACTTGTTTAGGAGATTTCAATTATGGCAGACCTTAAAACCATTCAGTCCGATACCCGCGAACGCATGACCAAAGCCATTGAGGCGCTGGAAAACAACCTCAGTGTGTTGCGTACAGGCCGCGCCAACCCCGGCATTCTGAAGAAGATCGTGGTGGATTATTACGGCTCCACTGTCCCGATCGATCAGGTGGCCAGTATCACGACGCCTGACGCGCGCACGCTCGTTATTTCTCCCTGGGATCGGGGCGCACTGAACCCAATCGAGAAGGCCATCCGCGACAGCGATCTGGGCCTGAATCCCAACAACAAGGGCGACACCATCTTTATCAGCCTGCCGATGCTGACTGAGGAACGCCGCAAAGACCTTGTGAAGAACGCCAAGAACTACGCCGAGGACGCCCGAATCGTGGTGCGGAACCTGCGTAAGCACGCGCTGGACGAAGTGAAGAAGATGGAAGGCGTGGGTGACGACGAGATCAAGCGTGGCGAGGCCGAGGTACAGAAAATCACCGACGAATACATCGCCCGCGTGGAATTGACGTTTACCAAGAAGGAGCAGGAAATCCTCGGGTGAGTCTGCCCACGCTGCCTCTGCCCCTTTTTAAATGTGCAGCGCGTGACCGCCGGGCCTTCCGGCGGCGCGTTGTTATCCCGGCCCTGATGGACACCCACGCCTGATGGAGCCGTATTTGATGGAAACACGGTAATGGAAACCCTCTGGACGCGCCTGATGACCTCGCTGGTCGGATTCGCCATCGTGGGCGTGATCGTGTGGATCGGCTGGTGGGCCTTGCTGCCCGCGCTGGTGTTCCTATCGGTCATGGGCCTGTTCGAGTACATCCGAATGCTAGACCGCAACGATATAGATGTGCGGCGCGTGAGCCTCGGCGTATTTTCGGCGGCCATTATCGTGGCGAGCCTGCCCATGTGGCCGCAGGCGCCCTGGCCGGGCGGCTCCTGGCGCGAGGCTGTGCTGACGGTGGCGGTGGGCTACATGCTGGTTATGGAAGTCATGCGCCCCGGCGAGCGCCCGCTGGAACGGATCGTGTACTCGCTGTTCGGG from Deinococcus sp. QL22 encodes:
- the pyrH gene encoding UMP kinase yields the protein MFKRVLLKLSGEFLADENGFGISPDTTARLARLLTAAIAGKEIELAIVIGGGNFWRGARNGAGMDAATADYIGMLGTVMNAMALQDAMETAGQPTRVMSAIHMAAVAEPYIRRRAMRHLEKGRVVIFGGGNGAPFFTTDTTSTLRALEIGAEVVLMAKNKVDGVYDSDPRKNPDAKRYDTLTHLDVVDQRLEVMDATAITLCMDKGLPIVVFDLFEQGNLERLFAGERVGTLIQTP
- a CDS encoding AAC(3) family N-acetyltransferase, with the protein product MLNLLRRPATLPADLETGLAELGLDGTQHVIVHASLKSFGTLEGGARAVVDTLAARTATLVAPSFTYNTLLRHATSPIHARFHRDSRVSRDIGRIPQTLVERAEALRSFHPTLSFVALGAEAERVVSSQTLASPYQPIGSLYDLDGYALLMGVDFGSNTSVHYGEHVAGMPLLTRYVPLGGGVLPTAFPNCSADFERLAPLVQARSARVGASELRLYRVRELVDATVSMLTRDPEALLCTYSSCRCQEVRRLVRANGLTPRPHGG
- the ychF gene encoding redox-regulated ATPase YchF, with protein sequence MGLAIGIVGLPNVGKSTLFNAITRAGALAANYPFATIEPNVGRVMVPDERLSALSRIFTKGERVPPIIPTFVEFVDIAGLVKGASQGEGLGNQFLANIREADAIAHVVRCFEDGNVIHVAGRVDPLDDIETINTELILADLNGLEKRLSNLQKKARGNDKEAKEQADLAEQILAVLGEGKPARAGTYDAPIPKEFGLITTKPVIYVANVGEDQLTEDNEYVNIVREYAAREGAQVVKISAQIEGELAEMPEDEAAAFLTDLGVEESGLNQLVKVGYETLGLITFITSGEKEVRAWTIRRGEKAPEAAGEIHSDLERGFIRAEVIEWEKMVEAGGWANAKSKGWVRTEGKEYVMKDGDIMNVLHNS
- a CDS encoding NAD(P)/FAD-dependent oxidoreductase, whose product is MSPAPPLRSDILVIGGGPAGLHAAFYAAWRGLKVRVVEARAEVGGQLMALYPDKVVYDVPGLPSTRAASVVAGLLGQLDTLDVDIRVNEVARTLTSDGDGGWLVGTDSGTFAAGAVIVAAGMGALLPRESRVPGAGSHPDVRTDLPEPSTLAGRQVLVVGGVPQATRAALELAGAGASVTLTHRRAGFRGEPTELAELEGCRATGRITILAPAILMNLVPGGAHLTVDGETVRVQAETVLILNGYLPDLSPLQSWPLDWQGEYVLDGPGGQTHLSGVFAVGDVALSGGQFKLISLAFAQAAVAANHAAHYVNEALRVRPGHSSEKR
- a CDS encoding YitT family protein, producing the protein MTRPAPLVALTRLPALGRYALLLFGLFLYGLSLRLMLDARVGVAPWEVLHVGITRHLPLSVGVVSILTGLVIVAFTALKLREPIGPGTVLNVIFIGVFLDVLGPLVPDPQGLGLRWVQFALGVALLGLATGTYVAAGLGAGPRDGLTLGLRRVYGWPVARTRTGVEVVVLATGLLLGGPVGWGTLVFALTVGPAMSAGMGLFGIAQRREPPAGTPLAAN
- the rpsB gene encoding 30S ribosomal protein S2; translated protein: MSYISMKQLLEAGVHFGHETKRWNPKFKRFIFAERNGIFIIDLQKTLKQVDRSFDFIKELAERGGVILFVGTKKQAQEIVELEARRTGMPFVTSRWLGGMLTNFKTMRTRIDRLNELDEMFESGRINDRLKAERIKLGAERERLLRFVGGIRKMTRLPDAIFVVDPTKEVIAVQEANRLGIPVIALADTDSDPDVIDYIVPGNDDAIRSIQLIAHRIGDLLVEARGGGEDVSGERVEGSTPEMDAAESGAEGDTSQLTSSQGRS
- the tsf gene encoding translation elongation factor Ts is translated as MMESIKKVRELTGAGMMDVKKALSDSGNDEEKAIALLRERGIVKASKKSDREAKEGLVRFVVDGNKAAIVEVNSETDFVARNSDFQALVQSLAQAALAAGTSDVEAFRNTDLNGETVSTAVAAAAGRIGENLVLSRVAYVEAAEGETLAGYVHSNGKIGVLVRVAGGSEAHAKDVALHVAAERPQYMSRDEVDSTDIEKEREILTNKALNEGKPQQIVEKIVNGQISKFYEEKVLPEQKFVKDNSMTVAQYLGDAAVKQFVRFEISS
- the frr gene encoding ribosome recycling factor — encoded protein: MADLKTIQSDTRERMTKAIEALENNLSVLRTGRANPGILKKIVVDYYGSTVPIDQVASITTPDARTLVISPWDRGALNPIEKAIRDSDLGLNPNNKGDTIFISLPMLTEERRKDLVKNAKNYAEDARIVVRNLRKHALDEVKKMEGVGDDEIKRGEAEVQKITDEYIARVELTFTKKEQEILG